The Tardiphaga alba genome includes a window with the following:
- the mnmE gene encoding tRNA uridine-5-carboxymethylaminomethyl(34) synthesis GTPase MnmE, with protein MHPRDQTIYALSSGRPPTAIAIVRVSGPRAGATLERLAKKIPIPRMATHVLLADDKLGPIDDAVVLWFPGPASATGEDTAEFHIHGGRAVLTSLFEALASIDGLRPAEPGEFTRRAFENGKLDLTEAEGLDDLIHADTDRQRRQALRQLKGLLGDKARNWRQQIIEALALVEVGIDFSDEGDVSTELMAPALEKAAALHREIEQVLSAQGRSERLRGGLVVAIAGQPNVGKSTLMNQLARRDVAIVSPHAGTTRDVIEVQLDLDGYPVTVIDTAGIRETIDPVEEEGVRRARARAVEADLVLWLVDSVDAARPEGWLTESDAPVWVIRTKTDVATISSADATLSISAERGDGMSELMSALVAFASQYFGQGEAGFITRDRQRDLLRRTANLLQHAARSAQQGDELVAEDLRAAAHQLGRLLGRVDVEDVLDSIFRDFCIGK; from the coding sequence ATGCATCCGCGCGATCAGACCATTTACGCACTCTCCTCCGGCCGGCCCCCGACCGCGATCGCCATCGTGCGCGTCTCGGGTCCGCGCGCCGGCGCGACGCTTGAACGCCTCGCCAAGAAAATCCCGATACCGCGCATGGCCACCCATGTGCTGCTCGCCGACGACAAGCTCGGTCCCATCGACGACGCCGTAGTGCTTTGGTTTCCCGGACCTGCCAGCGCGACCGGCGAGGACACTGCTGAATTCCACATCCACGGTGGCCGCGCGGTTCTCACCTCCCTCTTCGAAGCGCTGGCGTCCATCGATGGTCTCCGTCCGGCAGAGCCCGGTGAATTCACCCGCCGCGCTTTCGAGAACGGCAAGCTCGATCTCACCGAAGCCGAGGGCCTCGACGATCTCATTCATGCCGACACTGACCGCCAGCGGAGGCAGGCGCTTCGCCAGCTCAAGGGCCTGCTCGGCGACAAGGCCCGCAACTGGCGCCAGCAGATCATCGAAGCTCTTGCGTTGGTCGAAGTCGGAATCGACTTTTCCGACGAGGGCGATGTCTCAACCGAGCTGATGGCGCCCGCGCTCGAAAAGGCCGCAGCGCTCCATCGTGAAATCGAGCAGGTCCTATCGGCGCAGGGTCGCAGCGAAAGACTGCGCGGCGGTCTCGTCGTTGCCATCGCCGGCCAGCCCAATGTCGGCAAGTCCACCTTGATGAACCAGCTTGCCCGTCGCGATGTCGCGATCGTCTCACCGCATGCGGGGACAACGCGCGATGTGATCGAGGTGCAGCTCGATCTCGACGGCTACCCGGTCACCGTGATCGACACCGCCGGTATTCGTGAAACCATCGATCCCGTAGAAGAAGAGGGCGTTCGTCGCGCGCGCGCCCGAGCCGTCGAAGCGGATCTCGTTTTGTGGCTGGTGGATTCAGTTGATGCCGCGCGGCCGGAAGGTTGGCTGACCGAAAGCGATGCGCCGGTCTGGGTCATTAGGACGAAGACCGATGTAGCTACTATTAGCTCGGCAGACGCAACGCTCTCGATTTCGGCCGAGCGCGGCGACGGCATGAGCGAGCTGATGTCCGCACTGGTCGCATTCGCATCCCAATATTTCGGGCAGGGCGAAGCAGGTTTCATCACCCGCGATCGTCAACGCGACCTGCTTCGTCGCACGGCCAATTTGCTGCAGCATGCCGCAAGATCAGCGCAACAAGGTGACGAGCTGGTCGCAGAAGATTTGCGCGCCGCCGCGCATCAGCTCGGGCGATTGCTCGGGCGGGTCGATGTGGAAGATGTGCTCGATAGCATATTTAGGGATTTTTGCATAGGTAAGTAA
- the rho gene encoding transcription termination factor Rho produces the protein MREMKLQDLKAKTPAELVSFAEELGVENASTMRKQELMFACLKQLALQETDIIGEGVVEVLSDGFGFLRSSDANYLPGPDDIYVSPSQIRRFGLRTGDTVEGHIRSPKEGERYFALLKVNTLNFEDPEKSKHKVNFDNLTPLFPNERFRLELEDPTRKDLSPRVIDIVAPIGKGQRALIVAPPRTGKTVLMQNIAHSITANHPECYLIVLLIDERPEEVTDMQRSVKGEVVSSTFDEPATRHVQVAEMVIEKAKRLVEHGRDVVILLDSITRLGRAYNTVVPSSGKVLTGGVDANALQRPKRFFGAARNVEEGGSLTIIATALVDTGSRMDEVIFEEFKGTGNSELILDRKVSDKRTFPAIDISRSGTRKEELITDPQVLKKMYVLRRILNPMGTMDAIDFLLDKLRNTKSNSEFFDSMNT, from the coding sequence ATGCGGGAAATGAAACTTCAAGACCTCAAAGCCAAGACGCCAGCCGAGCTCGTCTCGTTTGCGGAAGAGCTGGGGGTCGAAAATGCCTCGACCATGCGCAAGCAGGAGCTGATGTTTGCCTGCCTCAAGCAACTGGCGCTGCAGGAAACCGACATTATCGGCGAAGGCGTCGTCGAGGTGCTCTCCGACGGCTTCGGCTTCCTCCGCTCGTCGGACGCCAATTACCTGCCGGGCCCGGACGACATCTACGTTTCGCCCTCGCAGATCCGCCGTTTCGGTCTGCGCACCGGCGATACCGTCGAAGGCCATATCCGCAGCCCGAAGGAGGGCGAACGCTATTTCGCGCTGCTCAAGGTCAACACGCTGAACTTCGAGGATCCTGAGAAGTCCAAGCACAAGGTCAATTTCGACAACCTGACCCCGCTGTTCCCGAACGAGCGCTTCCGCCTCGAACTGGAAGATCCGACCCGGAAGGATCTTTCCCCGCGCGTCATCGACATCGTGGCGCCGATCGGCAAGGGCCAGCGCGCGCTGATCGTCGCGCCACCGCGCACGGGTAAAACCGTGCTGATGCAGAACATCGCGCATTCGATCACGGCCAATCATCCGGAATGCTATCTGATCGTTCTTCTGATCGACGAACGCCCGGAAGAAGTCACCGACATGCAGCGCTCGGTGAAGGGCGAGGTCGTCTCCTCGACCTTCGACGAACCCGCCACCCGTCACGTCCAGGTCGCCGAAATGGTGATCGAGAAGGCCAAGCGCCTGGTCGAGCATGGCCGCGACGTGGTCATCCTGCTGGATTCGATCACCCGCCTCGGTCGCGCCTACAACACCGTGGTGCCGTCGTCGGGCAAGGTGCTGACCGGCGGTGTTGACGCCAACGCCCTGCAGCGTCCGAAGCGCTTCTTCGGCGCCGCGCGTAATGTCGAGGAAGGTGGCTCGCTCACCATCATCGCCACCGCGCTGGTCGATACCGGCAGCCGCATGGACGAAGTGATCTTCGAAGAATTCAAGGGCACCGGTAACTCGGAACTCATCCTGGACCGCAAGGTCTCCGACAAGCGCACCTTCCCGGCGATCGATATTTCCCGCTCGGGCACGCGCAAGGAAGAGCTCATCACCGATCCTCAGGTGCTCAAGAAGATGTATGTCCTCCGCCGCATCCTCAATCCGATGGGCACGATGGACGCCATCGACTTCCTGCTCGACAAGCTCCGCAACACGAAGAGCAATTCGGAATTCTTCGATTCGATGAATACGTAA
- the hemJ gene encoding protoporphyrinogen oxidase HemJ, translated as MYEWAKALHIVAVISWMAGMLYLPRLFVYHCDAEVGSKQSETFKVMERRLLKAIINPAMMVTWILGLYLAWSGGWFTSGWFHAKLFLVLVMSGVHGFLTSRVRDFALDRNTRSAKFYKILNEVPTVLMILIVILVVVKPF; from the coding sequence AAAGCTCTGCACATCGTCGCCGTCATCTCCTGGATGGCGGGCATGCTCTATCTGCCACGGTTGTTCGTCTATCACTGCGATGCCGAGGTTGGCTCCAAGCAGTCCGAGACCTTCAAGGTGATGGAGCGACGGCTGCTCAAGGCCATCATCAATCCAGCGATGATGGTCACCTGGATCCTTGGTCTCTATTTGGCGTGGTCCGGCGGCTGGTTCACATCAGGCTGGTTTCACGCGAAGCTCTTCCTAGTGCTGGTGATGTCCGGCGTTCATGGCTTCCTGACCAGCCGGGTGCGCGACTTCGCGCTTGACCGCAACACGCGAAGCGCGAAATTCTACAAGATTCTCAATGAGGTACCGACCGTCCTGATGATCCTGATCGTGATCCTGGTGGTGGTGAAGCCGTTCTGA